A genomic region of Pseudomonas migulae contains the following coding sequences:
- a CDS encoding GMC oxidoreductase, which yields MIKDYQSQKELRDRYDFCIIGAGPAGITLALRLAGGGRRVLLIEGGGHEYSQPSQTLYNCPSTGMNVYAEETRLRFLGGTSNHWAGRCRPFEKSDFDIAPPIKLPGWPIAFSEIERYLPAAMAIVDLPSDTGFKAINASMDGNDFVADRFLLSPPTRFAQKYAKELQETEGLDVFINCNCVDLEFDGKTGRIASIVVSDYDRHRERVTAKQFILATGAIENARQLMNSESLASAGVVSKDGLVGRCFMEHLNLDLGTFILEEGQSTEPRQYFTTDAFVAQYQSGKGNVSASLLAQVQAYGRMAAIKDFLENLACDAGVAHKIDFITRFNCPGDGVITTLIEQFPNQNSRLTLHDERDALGMRKVSINWEVTLEDRHTIKCIGMEVAKCFADTGLGFVKLDDYVYDLAVPLKVAPHAHHMGTTRMASTPESGVVDENCKVFGTDNLYVAGSSVFATAGASNPTMPLLQLALRLADHLNHQAGPAGRYS from the coding sequence ATGATCAAAGATTACCAATCGCAGAAAGAACTGCGCGACCGCTATGACTTTTGCATCATCGGGGCCGGGCCGGCGGGCATCACGCTGGCATTGCGCCTGGCCGGGGGTGGACGTCGCGTGCTGCTGATCGAGGGCGGGGGGCACGAGTATTCGCAGCCCTCGCAAACCCTCTATAACTGCCCCTCGACAGGGATGAATGTCTACGCGGAAGAAACACGTCTGCGCTTTCTTGGCGGCACATCCAACCACTGGGCGGGGCGTTGCCGGCCCTTCGAGAAGTCAGATTTTGACATTGCGCCTCCCATCAAACTGCCCGGCTGGCCCATCGCATTCTCCGAGATCGAGCGTTATCTGCCAGCGGCCATGGCCATTGTGGATCTCCCGTCTGATACGGGATTCAAGGCCATCAATGCCTCCATGGATGGCAACGACTTTGTAGCGGACCGTTTTCTGCTGAGCCCGCCGACGCGATTTGCACAAAAATACGCCAAGGAACTCCAAGAGACCGAGGGGCTTGATGTCTTCATCAATTGCAACTGCGTCGATCTTGAGTTTGATGGCAAGACCGGCCGCATCGCCTCCATCGTTGTGTCGGATTACGACAGGCACCGGGAGCGAGTGACGGCAAAACAGTTCATTCTGGCAACGGGCGCCATCGAGAATGCCAGGCAGCTGATGAACAGTGAGTCGCTTGCATCCGCGGGTGTCGTCAGCAAGGACGGTTTGGTCGGCAGATGTTTCATGGAGCACCTGAACCTCGACCTGGGGACTTTCATCCTGGAAGAGGGGCAGAGTACCGAACCTCGACAGTACTTCACGACCGACGCGTTTGTAGCGCAATATCAGTCAGGCAAAGGGAATGTGTCTGCATCACTCCTGGCGCAAGTGCAGGCCTACGGGCGAATGGCGGCCATCAAGGATTTTCTGGAGAACCTCGCCTGCGATGCCGGGGTGGCGCACAAGATCGATTTCATTACCCGGTTCAATTGTCCCGGGGACGGGGTGATTACCACCCTGATCGAACAGTTTCCCAATCAAAACAGCCGCCTCACGTTGCACGATGAACGGGATGCATTGGGGATGCGCAAGGTCAGCATCAATTGGGAAGTGACACTCGAAGACAGACATACCATCAAGTGCATAGGGATGGAGGTGGCGAAGTGTTTTGCCGACACGGGGCTGGGCTTCGTCAAGCTCGATGACTACGTGTATGACCTCGCTGTGCCCCTGAAAGTGGCGCCCCACGCGCATCATATGGGAACCACACGGATGGCCTCGACACCCGAATCCGGAGTGGTCGACGAGAACTGCAAAGTGTTCGGCACCGATAATCTTTACGTCGCGGGCAGCAGCGTTTTCGCTACAGCCGGTGCGAGCAATCCGACCATGCCTCTTTTGCAGCTTGCCCTGAGGCTGGCAGACCATCTTAATCATCAAGCGGGCCCGGCGGGCAGGTATTCCTGA
- a CDS encoding acyltransferase, with amino-acid sequence MIRLARRAVSFFVNKTGRGRWIFKRFCNPDGFEWARYLARWGSLHSVGSNVWINVGCNIADPSLVRLGNNIALSDCTLFCHDGAVFFSTLYNVKLDSVGPVDIRDNCFIGHGAIIMPCVTIGPGSIVAAGAVIRKDVPPGVVVGGNPARVFCTVEDLMKKFEARCNDYPWMDLIRERTGSYDPSLESALMEMRVEYFFGESPK; translated from the coding sequence ATGATAAGGCTGGCAAGGCGTGCTGTAAGTTTTTTCGTCAACAAAACGGGGCGGGGGCGCTGGATCTTTAAACGGTTTTGTAATCCTGACGGGTTCGAGTGGGCTCGATATCTGGCGCGCTGGGGATCGCTGCATTCCGTCGGCAGCAATGTGTGGATCAATGTCGGTTGCAATATCGCTGACCCTTCGCTGGTGCGCCTCGGCAACAACATCGCTTTATCGGATTGCACCCTGTTCTGTCACGATGGAGCCGTTTTCTTCTCCACTCTCTACAACGTAAAACTTGATTCTGTCGGCCCCGTCGACATCCGTGACAACTGTTTTATCGGGCACGGTGCGATCATCATGCCGTGCGTGACCATAGGTCCGGGTTCAATTGTCGCCGCAGGTGCTGTCATCAGGAAAGATGTCCCGCCGGGTGTCGTGGTCGGGGGCAATCCAGCGAGAGTTTTTTGCACCGTTGAAGACCTGATGAAAAAATTCGAGGCGCGTTGCAACGACTATCCGTGGATGGACCTCATCAGAGAGCGCACCGGTAGCTATGATCCAAGTCTGGAGTCGGCGCTTATGGAAATGCGAGTGGAATACTTTTTTGGCGAGTCACCTAAATGA
- a CDS encoding oligosaccharide flippase family protein: protein MPSVDISPSLSLRKRAIFAGAWNLGALVTSQAMRLGGNLIMARLLMPEMFGIMIIATTVSVIIHLLSDVGLRQNIIQSPRGDDPVFLNTVWTVQIVRGFVLFATTLLIAGFAWFAQAIQLWSPESTYGAPELPLVLAITGFSAIIYGFQSTKVDVAVRSFQQKKVVLAEFASQIAGLLVMLVIGYFTRSIWSLVGAGLVSALVSLLLGHFWFPGPPNRLLWDRSALQELVVFGRWILLSSAVGVLAMNGDRIWFGGSMSAAELGVYSIAVLILGAITLGVQRLVGAVALPAFGEAARSNDTVRLRSLYDRFKLIVDIALLFITGLLWVISPLIIHWLYDERYAEAGSMMAVLSVSFFTLRYGIAHQAWLALGLTKYQAMDNIIRAVSLWVLLPVLLAIGGVKYAIWGVALHTFPTLVLIVYVNCRIGLFDLKRELVVLPMLLVGVLCGELVLGIAEWL, encoded by the coding sequence ATGCCTTCAGTTGATATATCGCCATCGTTGAGCCTGCGCAAGCGAGCGATATTCGCCGGAGCCTGGAATCTCGGGGCACTGGTCACGTCTCAGGCCATGCGCCTGGGCGGCAACCTGATCATGGCTCGCCTGCTGATGCCAGAGATGTTCGGCATCATGATCATCGCCACCACCGTTTCGGTGATCATCCATTTGCTTTCCGATGTCGGCTTGCGCCAGAACATCATCCAGAGCCCGCGGGGTGACGACCCGGTATTTCTCAATACCGTGTGGACCGTGCAGATCGTGCGCGGTTTTGTCCTGTTTGCCACGACACTTCTGATCGCAGGCTTCGCCTGGTTTGCGCAGGCCATCCAACTGTGGTCGCCCGAATCCACCTATGGTGCACCCGAGTTGCCGCTGGTGCTGGCCATTACCGGTTTCTCCGCAATCATCTATGGTTTTCAGTCGACAAAAGTCGACGTGGCCGTTCGCTCATTCCAGCAAAAGAAAGTCGTGCTCGCCGAGTTTGCGTCCCAGATTGCCGGCCTGCTGGTGATGCTGGTGATCGGTTACTTCACCCGGTCTATCTGGTCGCTGGTGGGGGCGGGTCTGGTCTCCGCTCTGGTCAGCCTGCTTCTGGGGCATTTCTGGTTTCCGGGTCCGCCTAACCGTCTGTTGTGGGATCGTAGTGCGCTCCAGGAGCTGGTCGTCTTCGGCCGGTGGATATTGTTGTCTTCGGCAGTGGGCGTACTGGCCATGAATGGCGATCGCATCTGGTTCGGCGGCAGCATGTCGGCCGCCGAACTGGGTGTCTACTCCATTGCCGTGCTGATTCTGGGGGCTATTACCCTCGGTGTGCAGAGGCTGGTTGGCGCCGTGGCGTTGCCAGCCTTCGGCGAAGCGGCAAGAAGCAATGACACCGTGCGGCTGCGCTCTTTGTATGACCGCTTCAAACTGATTGTCGACATCGCCTTGCTGTTTATCACCGGACTGTTGTGGGTCATCAGTCCTTTGATCATCCACTGGTTATACGACGAGCGTTATGCCGAGGCCGGCAGCATGATGGCCGTGCTTTCAGTGTCTTTCTTCACCTTGCGCTATGGCATCGCGCATCAAGCGTGGCTGGCGCTGGGACTCACGAAGTACCAGGCCATGGATAACATCATCCGCGCCGTCTCGTTATGGGTGTTGCTGCCGGTGCTGCTGGCCATTGGCGGGGTGAAATACGCCATTTGGGGTGTCGCGCTGCATACGTTTCCTACACTTGTGCTAATTGTTTACGTGAACTGTCGTATAGGGCTGTTCGATCTCAAGCGTGAGCTGGTTGTGCTGCCAATGTTGCTGGTCGGAGTGTTGTGCGGGGAGTTGGTGCTGGGCATTGCCGAATGGCTTTGA
- a CDS encoding serine O-acetyltransferase — translation MFENIRADLRAYAGDWGAQGFWVMVVYRFGRWRYGVRPALLRKLLSFIYKVLYKLVQILTGIELPCEVVVGRNFVIDHFGGIIISGYAQFGDDCRIRNGVVVGLKNVNDPIAPVFGNNVDIGTGAKVLGNIRIGNNVVIGANAVVLTDVPDDSVAVGVPATIKRRQPAEATASSLDTSDCDAK, via the coding sequence ATGTTCGAAAACATACGTGCGGACTTGCGTGCATACGCGGGTGATTGGGGGGCTCAGGGTTTCTGGGTGATGGTGGTTTATCGCTTCGGACGCTGGCGCTACGGCGTGCGTCCGGCGCTCTTGCGCAAGCTGCTCTCCTTTATCTACAAAGTGCTCTACAAACTGGTGCAGATTCTCACGGGCATCGAGCTGCCTTGTGAAGTCGTGGTCGGACGCAACTTTGTCATCGATCACTTCGGCGGCATCATCATCAGTGGGTACGCACAGTTCGGTGATGATTGCCGGATCCGCAATGGCGTGGTCGTGGGGCTGAAGAATGTCAATGATCCGATCGCCCCGGTATTCGGCAATAACGTTGATATCGGCACCGGGGCCAAGGTGCTGGGCAATATCCGCATTGGCAACAATGTCGTGATTGGTGCCAATGCCGTGGTGCTGACCGATGTTCCGGATGACTCGGTGGCAGTGGGCGTGCCCGCCACTATCAAGAGAAGGCAGCCTGCAGAAGCAACAGCGTCCTCCCTGGACACTTCCGACTGCGACGCCAAGTGA
- the galE gene encoding UDP-glucose 4-epimerase GalE — protein sequence MNFLVVGGAGYIGSHMVKHLLRAGHELVVADNFSTGYRDALTGGKLVELDIADAHALDALFAAHRFDAVFHFASFIQVGESVTEPAKYYQNNLAATLTLLQAMVRANIKHFVFSSTAAVYGDPVYVPIDEEHPKAAINPYGRSKWMVEQVLEDFDRAYGLKSVCLRYFNAAGADPEGQLGERHEPETHLLPLILQAASGRRASITVYGRDYDTPDGTCIRDYVHVADLAAAHALAVDYLVAGGASTAFNLGNGHGFSVQEVIDTARRVTDRAISVSDAPRRAGDPPRLVADPQKAHALLGWQPQFASLEQIVTHAWSWEQKHPWQ from the coding sequence ATGAATTTTTTGGTGGTCGGCGGCGCAGGTTATATCGGCTCGCACATGGTCAAGCATCTACTGCGCGCAGGCCACGAACTGGTGGTAGCCGACAATTTCTCCACGGGGTATCGCGACGCCTTGACCGGCGGAAAACTGGTTGAACTGGACATCGCCGACGCGCACGCCCTGGACGCCTTGTTTGCCGCACACCGCTTCGATGCCGTGTTCCACTTCGCCTCGTTCATACAGGTTGGCGAATCCGTCACTGAACCGGCCAAGTATTATCAGAACAACCTGGCCGCCACGCTGACGCTGCTGCAAGCCATGGTTCGCGCGAACATCAAGCACTTCGTCTTTTCCTCGACGGCCGCTGTTTATGGCGACCCGGTGTATGTGCCCATCGACGAAGAACATCCCAAGGCGGCGATCAACCCCTATGGTCGCAGCAAGTGGATGGTGGAGCAGGTGCTTGAAGATTTCGATCGCGCGTACGGATTGAAGTCGGTTTGCCTGCGCTACTTCAACGCCGCCGGAGCAGACCCGGAAGGACAGCTGGGTGAACGCCATGAGCCGGAAACCCACTTGTTGCCACTGATCCTGCAAGCCGCCTCCGGTCGGCGCGCGAGCATCACCGTCTATGGCCGCGATTACGACACGCCTGACGGCACATGCATTCGCGACTACGTACACGTTGCCGATCTGGCGGCCGCTCACGCACTGGCCGTGGATTACCTGGTGGCCGGCGGTGCAAGCACGGCGTTCAACCTCGGCAATGGCCACGGATTCTCGGTACAGGAAGTGATAGACACGGCGCGGCGTGTCACCGACCGGGCAATCTCCGTCAGCGATGCGCCACGCCGTGCGGGTGATCCACCACGCCTTGTGGCGGATCCCCAAAAGGCCCACGCGCTACTTGGCTGGCAACCGCAATTCGCTTCGCTGGAACAGATCGTGACGCACGCCTGGAGCTGGGAGCAGAAGCATCCCTGGCAGTGA
- a CDS encoding O-antigen ligase family protein, which translates to MPEHIRALIVILVLAGTVFALARRPAKDLIPYNDFTRRRNLWFVLTLLVFFAHSFWVYAAVAAVVLTIARKRERNPIALFFMLLFIVPPASAQIPGMGIINYFFDLNHIRLLSLCVLLPAFFALRRRADTLPFGRTWPDKLLAGGLALTSLLLLRETTLTDTLRQTVYMFIEVFLPYYVASRALKDINDFKDALLAFVLAAMVLSIIGLFEFARSWLLYSALTDALGMQWEMSGYLSRGGSLRASATTGQAIALGFVISVALGLYLFLQEGVRSKFQRRLGGLLLAGGLFAPLSRGPWIGAVVMITAFIATGRGAAKKLMLLALAAVLALPLLAIVPGGHKILDLLPFIGTLEVENITYRQRLFDNAMIVIQRNPLFGAFDFRNTPEMQSMIQGQGIIDIVNTYINVALQVGLVGLTLFVAFFVTVLLGIRKAMRSFPDKDDETRRLGRALLATLAGIMVTIVTVSSITFIPVVYWSVAGLGVAYAQMARKLKHTSNAVTASAHLQLR; encoded by the coding sequence ATGCCTGAGCACATTCGCGCGCTAATCGTCATTCTGGTCCTCGCCGGCACCGTTTTTGCTCTTGCCCGTCGACCCGCAAAGGACCTGATTCCGTACAACGACTTCACACGGCGCCGCAACCTGTGGTTCGTCTTGACCCTGCTGGTTTTTTTCGCGCACAGTTTCTGGGTGTATGCAGCCGTTGCCGCTGTGGTGCTGACGATCGCCCGAAAACGCGAGCGCAATCCCATAGCGCTGTTTTTCATGTTGCTGTTTATCGTGCCGCCGGCGTCGGCGCAGATTCCCGGCATGGGCATCATCAATTATTTCTTTGATCTCAACCACATCCGGCTGTTGTCCCTGTGCGTTTTGCTTCCGGCATTTTTCGCGCTGCGCAGGCGAGCGGACACCTTGCCTTTCGGGCGCACCTGGCCTGACAAGCTGTTGGCCGGCGGCCTTGCGTTGACGAGCCTGCTGTTGCTGCGCGAAACCACGCTCACCGACACGTTGCGCCAAACCGTCTACATGTTCATCGAAGTTTTCCTGCCTTACTACGTTGCCAGCCGGGCCCTGAAAGACATCAACGATTTCAAGGACGCCCTGTTGGCCTTTGTCCTTGCCGCCATGGTGCTGTCGATTATCGGGCTCTTCGAATTTGCCCGCAGCTGGCTGCTCTACAGCGCGCTGACCGACGCCCTGGGCATGCAATGGGAAATGTCCGGCTACTTGAGCCGTGGCGGTTCATTGCGCGCGAGCGCCACCACTGGCCAGGCCATTGCGCTGGGGTTTGTCATCAGCGTCGCCCTCGGCCTGTACCTGTTTTTGCAGGAAGGTGTGCGCAGCAAGTTCCAGCGCCGGCTTGGCGGTCTCTTGCTGGCTGGCGGATTGTTCGCGCCGCTGTCGCGCGGTCCCTGGATCGGCGCCGTCGTCATGATCACAGCGTTCATCGCCACGGGTCGCGGCGCTGCCAAAAAATTGATGCTGCTGGCGCTCGCCGCGGTGCTCGCCCTTCCATTGCTGGCCATCGTGCCGGGCGGGCACAAAATCCTGGACCTGCTACCGTTCATTGGCACTCTCGAAGTAGAGAACATCACGTACCGGCAACGTTTGTTCGATAACGCAATGATCGTTATCCAGCGCAACCCCTTGTTTGGCGCTTTCGACTTCCGCAACACGCCGGAAATGCAGTCCATGATCCAGGGCCAGGGCATCATCGATATCGTCAACACCTACATCAACGTGGCGCTGCAGGTCGGGTTGGTCGGGTTGACGCTGTTCGTGGCTTTTTTCGTCACGGTTCTGCTGGGCATCCGCAAAGCGATGCGCTCGTTTCCCGACAAGGATGACGAGACACGCCGGCTCGGACGCGCGCTCCTGGCGACACTGGCCGGGATTATGGTGACCATCGTGACCGTCAGCAGCATCACGTTCATTCCCGTGGTGTATTGGTCGGTGGCCGGGCTGGGTGTTGCCTATGCCCAGATGGCTCGCAAGCTCAAGCACACGTCGAACGCAGTCACTGCGAGCGCCCACCTCCAACTCCGGTAA
- a CDS encoding glycosyltransferase family 2 protein — MTRTPLDVLVVNYNTANLLQPMFDALRQPNSADPTRYLVVDNASADNSLERLENVCPEALLLANEKNVGFGRANNQLVEHLQGKYALLINTDAFVAADTLNKTLDYMEAHPDCGVLGVRLVGREGDLQPSCRFFPTPLNVFLSRTGLERFFPVVKRVDDMDWDHASVRECDWVPGCYYLIRREVIDQVGLFDPRYFLYYEEVDHCKRVKQAGWKVVYYPDTTVVHIGGESAKTVVELNAVSRQIPKMQIESELLYFRKHHGLPGLALHMFLVCLGDLILALKALLKGRGRAAIGACWQHTRATFALLRETKFATQPTR, encoded by the coding sequence ATGACCCGTACTCCCCTTGATGTGCTGGTGGTCAACTACAACACCGCGAATCTGTTGCAGCCGATGTTTGATGCATTGCGCCAACCCAACAGTGCGGATCCCACGCGCTATCTGGTCGTGGACAACGCCTCGGCCGATAACTCCCTGGAGCGCCTGGAAAATGTTTGTCCGGAAGCGTTGCTGCTGGCCAATGAAAAAAACGTGGGTTTTGGTCGTGCCAACAATCAACTCGTTGAACACCTGCAGGGCAAGTACGCCTTGCTCATCAACACCGATGCTTTCGTTGCTGCGGACACCCTGAACAAGACGCTCGATTACATGGAGGCTCACCCGGATTGCGGTGTCCTCGGCGTTCGGCTGGTCGGCCGGGAAGGTGATCTGCAACCTTCGTGTCGCTTCTTTCCGACCCCGCTGAATGTGTTCCTCTCGCGTACCGGGCTTGAACGGTTTTTCCCCGTGGTGAAGAGGGTGGATGACATGGACTGGGATCACGCCTCGGTCCGTGAGTGCGACTGGGTACCTGGCTGCTATTACCTGATCCGCCGGGAAGTCATCGACCAGGTGGGTTTGTTCGATCCGCGCTACTTCCTTTATTACGAGGAGGTCGATCACTGCAAGCGCGTCAAGCAGGCCGGCTGGAAAGTGGTGTATTACCCGGACACCACGGTGGTGCATATCGGTGGTGAAAGTGCCAAGACGGTTGTCGAGCTCAATGCGGTCAGTCGACAGATACCCAAGATGCAGATCGAAAGCGAACTGTTGTATTTCCGCAAGCACCACGGTCTGCCCGGTCTGGCCCTGCATATGTTTCTGGTGTGCCTGGGCGACCTGATTCTGGCGCTCAAGGCGTTATTGAAAGGTCGCGGCCGAGCCGCCATCGGCGCGTGCTGGCAACATACGCGTGCCACCTTTGCGCTGCTGCGCGAGACCAAATTCGCTACCCAACCAACACGGTAG
- a CDS encoding cellulase family glycosylhydrolase has protein sequence MTTLSRRTPMLLLALLCVAIWPFRTWASEWVASVDELSGLPVLTRGGSPVFASKFTFWGSNWDWTSFGTRFKVDAPYKYTLEGQNKELDFDLATQIQKKDEQTLTWDFDLDAHSVKSGVMGGGIVFNFAPTLFDGEMGKPDLLPGNRGWSWGNAQGRRIEMRFEPALASVYFEPGSPSEVRAFFYKGSIKPGRQNIKATLSISGDVTLGPTTTERFGLTDPKSWPDDKVDIKTSPVDLSFLNADEKPAGKRGFVKASGEQLLFADNTPARFWGTNITSYALFRTSDDAIKQQAKRLSALGFNLVRLHHHDSPWVSPNIFGDRDQTHDTQQLSAESLKKIDWWIKCLKDEGIYVWLDMHVERALMAKDNIFGFDELPKNEQNNASLKGFAYVNLTIQQAMKRFAEAYMTHVNPFTGLAYKDDPAIAAVLITNENDVTQHFGNALLRDKGVPKHWELYKNRADAFASQHNLSAGLTWRSWEHGPSKLFLNDLEQNFNVEMIRHLRELGVKVPIATTSSWGGDGLSSLPALTSGDVIDVHSYGGSGQLEKNPLTSEGIVDWIAAGQVTGKPLTVTEWNNEPFPTPDRHSLPLYVAGTASHQGWDALMQYAYSQQPLDGGWVTADNWHAYNDPAMLATLPAAALLYRRADVSEANTTYVFAPTPDTLFNKPVSPANSVFLRTAMEKGKLQIAMPHTPELTWLQPGVIPSNAKVFHDPDQSLLDANASESTTDTGELKRNWKQGIYTVNTPRTQAVTGWIGGESISLGNIQVQVKTANASVVVQSLDAAPVGRSQNLLISLGTRAIPKDDDKTPFYVEPLEGTLSIQGPPGLTLFTQGTLAQMKKLPTTYVDGRYTIKFDGVQAFNWLFLRKNAAH, from the coding sequence ATGACCACTTTGTCTCGCCGCACTCCGATGCTGCTTCTGGCGCTCTTGTGCGTTGCCATCTGGCCGTTCAGGACCTGGGCGTCGGAGTGGGTCGCCAGCGTCGATGAACTCAGCGGTCTGCCGGTGCTGACGCGCGGCGGCAGCCCTGTGTTTGCCTCAAAATTCACCTTCTGGGGGAGTAACTGGGACTGGACGTCTTTCGGCACCCGGTTCAAGGTTGACGCCCCCTACAAATACACCCTGGAAGGCCAGAACAAGGAATTGGACTTCGACCTGGCGACGCAGATCCAGAAGAAAGACGAGCAGACGCTGACCTGGGACTTTGACCTGGATGCACACAGCGTGAAGTCGGGCGTGATGGGTGGGGGTATCGTCTTCAATTTCGCCCCGACCCTTTTCGACGGAGAAATGGGCAAGCCGGATTTGCTGCCCGGTAACCGCGGCTGGTCGTGGGGCAACGCACAAGGTCGACGCATCGAGATGCGTTTCGAGCCGGCACTGGCGAGTGTGTACTTTGAGCCCGGCAGTCCATCCGAGGTGCGTGCTTTTTTCTACAAGGGCTCAATCAAGCCCGGTCGACAGAATATCAAAGCCACCTTGAGCATTTCCGGTGACGTGACGCTCGGCCCCACCACGACCGAACGCTTCGGCCTCACGGACCCGAAGAGCTGGCCAGATGACAAGGTCGACATCAAGACCTCGCCGGTCGATCTGTCCTTTCTCAACGCTGATGAAAAACCTGCGGGCAAGCGCGGCTTCGTCAAAGCCTCCGGCGAACAACTGCTGTTCGCGGACAACACCCCGGCGCGTTTCTGGGGCACCAACATCACGTCCTACGCGCTGTTCCGAACGTCCGACGATGCAATCAAGCAACAAGCCAAACGCCTGTCGGCACTCGGTTTCAACCTCGTGCGACTGCACCACCATGACTCGCCCTGGGTCAGCCCGAATATCTTTGGCGACCGCGACCAAACGCATGACACTCAGCAACTCAGCGCAGAATCGCTGAAAAAAATCGACTGGTGGATCAAGTGCCTGAAAGACGAAGGCATCTATGTATGGCTCGACATGCACGTCGAGCGAGCCCTGATGGCGAAGGACAACATTTTCGGCTTCGACGAGCTGCCAAAAAACGAACAGAACAACGCCAGCCTCAAGGGCTTCGCGTATGTAAACCTCACTATCCAGCAGGCAATGAAACGCTTTGCCGAAGCCTACATGACTCACGTAAATCCCTTCACCGGCCTCGCCTATAAAGATGATCCGGCAATCGCCGCCGTGCTGATCACCAACGAAAACGACGTCACTCAACACTTTGGCAACGCCCTGTTGCGAGACAAGGGCGTCCCCAAGCACTGGGAGCTCTACAAGAACCGGGCCGATGCCTTTGCCAGCCAGCACAATCTATCGGCAGGGCTCACCTGGCGCTCGTGGGAGCATGGCCCCTCCAAGCTGTTCCTTAACGATCTGGAACAGAATTTCAACGTAGAGATGATTCGGCATCTGCGCGAACTGGGCGTGAAGGTGCCCATCGCCACCACCAGCAGCTGGGGCGGTGACGGCCTGAGTTCCTTGCCGGCCCTGACGTCTGGCGACGTCATCGACGTTCATAGTTATGGCGGCTCCGGGCAACTGGAGAAAAACCCGCTCACCAGCGAAGGCATCGTCGACTGGATTGCCGCCGGCCAGGTCACCGGCAAACCGCTGACCGTCACCGAGTGGAACAACGAACCGTTCCCGACACCCGATCGCCACTCGTTGCCACTCTATGTCGCCGGCACCGCCAGCCATCAGGGCTGGGACGCGCTGATGCAATATGCTTACAGCCAGCAGCCGCTCGACGGTGGCTGGGTGACGGCTGACAACTGGCACGCCTATAACGATCCGGCCATGCTGGCCACCCTGCCCGCCGCCGCCCTGCTCTATCGTCGCGCCGACGTCAGCGAAGCCAACACCACTTACGTCTTTGCACCGACACCGGACACCCTGTTCAACAAACCCGTTTCTCCGGCCAATTCTGTTTTTTTGCGCACGGCCATGGAGAAAGGCAAGCTGCAAATCGCCATGCCGCACACGCCGGAATTAACCTGGTTGCAGCCGGGCGTTATCCCGAGCAATGCGAAGGTGTTTCATGACCCTGACCAGTCGTTGCTGGACGCCAATGCCAGCGAGTCCACGACCGATACGGGTGAGCTGAAACGCAACTGGAAACAAGGCATCTACACTGTCAATACGCCGCGCACCCAGGCTGTCACCGGCTGGATCGGCGGCGAGTCGATCAGCCTCGGCAACATCCAGGTCCAAGTGAAGACCGCCAATGCCAGTGTGGTGGTGCAAAGCCTGGACGCCGCGCCTGTGGGTCGATCGCAGAACCTGCTGATTTCCCTGGGCACTCGCGCCATCCCCAAAGATGACGACAAAACGCCTTTTTATGTCGAGCCGCTCGAAGGCACGCTCAGCATTCAGGGACCGCCAGGCCTGACGCTGTTCACACAAGGTACGCTGGCGCAAATGAAGAAGTTGCCCACGACTTACGTTGACGGGCGCTACACGATCAAGTTCGACGGCGTGCAGGCTTTCAATTGGTTGTTTTTGAGAAAAAACGCTGCTCACTGA